In Anas acuta chromosome 5, bAnaAcu1.1, whole genome shotgun sequence, a single window of DNA contains:
- the RTN4RL2 gene encoding reticulon-4 receptor-like 2: MLPPTARDLPQGGRLAALLLVVLAWVPGGAPACPALCTCYVSPPTVSCQANNFSSVPAGLPPGARRLFLQNNVIRALRAGTFGPSTVTLWLYSNNISSIQPGTFRHLPALEELDLGDNPHLRVLAPDTFHGLRRLQALHLYRCQLASLPSGIFRGLHSLQYLYLQENGLLYLQDDLFADLANLSHLFLHGNRVRALSEGVFRGLPSLDRLLLHANRLAAVHRRAFRGLSRLTILYLFNNSLAALPGDPLAALPALQFLRLNANPWACDCRARPLWAWFRRTRVSSSPVPCASPPQRRGTDLRHLRPQDFDGCPEEDEDEEEEEEKEEKDEGGGGGGGGGAVAVVGTPGRALGRPGTLPAAPPSAFYRDGLPPHDLRGSQPRPPPPSRDSRGPPEDDVPLAAAPRLAPALLPLLALLLPTL, translated from the exons ATGCTGCCCCCGACGGCTCGGGACCTGCCCCAAG GCGGGCGCCTGgcggccctgctgctggtggtgctggcgTGGGTGCCCGGCGGGGCACCCGCCTGCCCTGCGCTCTGCACGTGCTACGTCTCGCCGCCCACCGTCAGCTGCCAGGCCAACAACTTCTCCTCGGTGCCCGCGGGGCTCCCGCCCGGCGCCCGCCGCCTCTTCCTGCAGAACAACGTCATCAGGGCGCTGCGGGCGGGCACCTTCGGGCCCAGCACCGTCACCCTCTGGCTCTACTCCAACAACATCTCCTCCATCCAGCCGGGCACCTTCCGCCACCTGCCCGCCCTCGAGGAGCTCGACCTGGGTGACAACCCTCACCTCCGCGTCCTGGCGCCCGACACCTTCCACGGCCTCCGGCGCCTCCAGGCCCTGCACCTCTACCGGTGCCAGCTGGCCAGCCTGCCCAGCGGCATCTTCCGTGGCCTCCACAGCCTCCAGTACCTCTACCTGCAGGAGAACGGGCTGCTCTACCTCCAG GATGACCTCTTCGCCGACCTGGCCAACCTGAGCCACCTCTTCCTGCACGGCAACCGGGTGCGGGCGCTGTCGGAGGGCGTTTTTCGGGGGCTGCCCAGCCTGGACCGGCTCCTGCTGCACGCCAACCGCCTGGCCGCCGTGCACCGCCGCGCCTTCCGCGGGCTGTCGCGCCTCACCATCCTCTACCTGTTCAACAACAGCCTGGCGGCGCTGCCCGGGGACCCGCTGGCCGCCCTGCCCGCCCTGCAGTTCCTGCGCCTCAACGCCAACCCCTGGGCCTGCGACTGCCGCGCGCGCCCGCTCTGGGCCTGGTTCCGCCGCACCCGCGTCTCCAGCTCGCCCGTGCCCTGCGCCAGCCCCCCGCAGCGCCGCGGCACCGACCTGCGCCACCTGCGGCCCCAAGACTTCGACGGCTGCCCCGAGGAGGacgaggacgaggaggaggaggaggagaaggaggagaaggacgagggtggtggtggcggtggtggtggcggtgcgGTGGCCGTGGTGGGCACCCCCGGGCGGGCGCTGGGCCGCCCCGGCACCCTGCCCGCCGCGCCGCCCTCCGCCTTCTATCGCGACGGGCTGCCCCCTCACGACCTGCGGGGGTCccagccccggccgccccccccgtCCCGTGACTCCCGCGGCCCCCCCGAGGACGACGTCCCCTTGGCTGCGGCCCCGCGCCTGGCCCCcgccctcctgcccctgctggccctgctcctgcccaccCTCTGA